The following coding sequences are from one Candidatus Cloacimonadota bacterium window:
- a CDS encoding mechanosensitive ion channel — protein MPKIDFLNINWLKMPGKLANFGIKLAIAILIFIIGNAIAKAISKGISGFMIKRKADKTLANFLGNVLYAILLLIIVLSALNVIGVKTSSFMMIVSAAVLAIGVAMQGSLSNLASGVMLIGLRPFKLGDTVNAGGQTGLVEDIGILSTTILTSDNKKIIVPNSAISGGAITNFSAMPTRKIELSLVVPGTVDLSKGRDVIMGVVNAESRILRDPAPSIAIEDANAGEIKYGLAVHVNNPEMGAVQSDLLENLKKALTEAGIWA, from the coding sequence ATGCCTAAAATCGATTTTTTGAACATTAATTGGCTGAAGATGCCCGGCAAGCTTGCCAATTTTGGCATCAAGCTGGCCATCGCGATTCTGATATTCATCATTGGAAACGCCATTGCCAAAGCCATCAGCAAGGGTATCAGCGGGTTCATGATTAAAAGGAAGGCGGATAAGACCCTGGCAAATTTTTTGGGTAATGTGTTGTATGCCATCCTGCTTTTGATTATTGTTTTGAGTGCGCTGAACGTCATAGGCGTGAAGACTTCATCCTTCATGATGATTGTCAGCGCCGCGGTTCTGGCCATTGGTGTGGCGATGCAGGGTTCACTGAGCAACCTGGCTTCCGGCGTGATGCTTATCGGCTTGCGCCCCTTCAAATTGGGCGACACAGTTAATGCTGGCGGTCAAACCGGATTGGTGGAAGATATTGGAATCCTCAGCACCACCATTTTAACCAGCGACAACAAAAAGATTATCGTTCCCAACAGTGCCATTTCCGGTGGCGCCATCACAAACTTCAGCGCCATGCCCACCCGCAAGATTGAACTGAGCCTGGTTGTGCCGGGAACGGTTGATCTCAGCAAGGGCCGCGATGTGATTATGGGCGTGGTGAATGCCGAAAGCCGCATCCTGAGAGATCCCGCGCCGTCAATCGCGATAGAAGACGCCAACGCCGGCGAAATCAAGTATGGTTTGGCAGTTCACGTGAACAACCCTGAAATGGGCGCCGTGCAGTCCGACCTTTTGGAAAATTTGAAAAAAGCCCTCACCGAAGCCGGTATTTGGGCTTAA
- a CDS encoding DUF3078 domain-containing protein, with protein MKSPKLILIIMALMSLSILAAKGWDIDSDILVNLTQSQFSDNWHGSELSNITWTATSNTVAQKQVKEWLNNKNSLKLAFGQTHMQKRDAAGNLEWDKPQKSTDQIAYESLLQFTLKSFVDPYVSLRMDSQFLDQQTGQDTYIVNPIVFTESAGIMRSILNTDKSKLNVRVGGAVRETWNRRNDKLPIDGGVEGIVEYKQIISAMNASYNSKLTAYQALFKSDKVEGFDNWKALDVKWENMLSFKLWKLLSMNLNLDLIYEKEQSPDIQWREVLGLGFSYVLF; from the coding sequence GTGAAATCCCCCAAATTGATACTGATTATCATGGCTCTGATGAGCTTGAGCATTCTGGCAGCCAAAGGCTGGGACATCGATTCCGATATTCTGGTGAACCTTACGCAGAGCCAATTTAGTGATAACTGGCATGGCAGTGAACTGAGCAACATCACCTGGACCGCCACCTCGAATACCGTGGCTCAAAAACAAGTGAAAGAATGGCTCAACAACAAAAACAGCCTGAAGCTGGCTTTTGGGCAAACGCATATGCAGAAGAGAGATGCAGCCGGCAACTTGGAATGGGATAAACCCCAGAAATCCACCGACCAGATTGCATACGAGTCACTGCTGCAATTCACCCTGAAATCTTTTGTGGACCCATACGTGTCACTGCGCATGGATTCTCAGTTTTTGGATCAACAAACCGGACAGGACACCTATATAGTGAACCCCATCGTTTTTACGGAAAGTGCTGGTATCATGCGCAGCATTTTGAACACAGATAAAAGCAAGCTGAACGTGCGCGTTGGTGGTGCTGTGCGTGAAACCTGGAATCGTCGTAACGACAAACTTCCCATCGATGGCGGTGTGGAAGGGATTGTGGAATACAAACAGATTATCAGCGCGATGAATGCCAGCTATAATTCAAAACTCACTGCCTACCAAGCTTTGTTCAAATCCGACAAAGTGGAAGGCTTTGACAACTGGAAAGCGCTGGATGTGAAGTGGGAAAACATGCTGAGCTTCAAGCTTTGGAAGCTGTTGAGCATGAATCTGAACCTGGATCTGATTTACGAAAAAGAACAGAGTCCGGACATCCAGTGGCGTGAAGTGCTGGGGCTTGGCTTCAGCTATGTGTTGTTC